One part of the Drosophila teissieri strain GT53w chromosome 3R, Prin_Dtei_1.1, whole genome shotgun sequence genome encodes these proteins:
- the LOC122621279 gene encoding uncharacterized protein LOC122621279 has product MRAFIVLFLFAVSCSADKLGYNYQPVAHADEGLSFLPGGGQLIGELPSQALPVLSGEAVLSQPIDAGLQAPVAPQIAPLVEEFQKEFYSYAAPEEQYDEGASNQQIANSLKKNLRVVFIRAPENQGFERAALQLAKQSAQQETAIYVLTKQSDVSNLAKQLNALKSSSTNKPEVHFVKYRTPEDAANAQLAIQNQYNQLPGVSRISNEGRAPVLNFASSAVQPAAIPAAAAPVAAAAPSSEYLPATVVAGQDYLPPTLRRFRVK; this is encoded by the exons ATGCGCGCTTTTATC GTCCTCTTTCTGTTTGCCGTGAGCTGCAGTGCCGATAAGCTGGGCTACAACTACCAACCCGTGGCACATGCCGATGAGGGTCTGTCCTTCCTGCCCGGAGGTGGTCAGTTGATTGGAGAGCTGCCGTCGCAGGCGCTGCCCGTGCTGAGTGGCGAGGCGGTGCTCTCCCAGCCCATTGATGCTGGTCTGCAGGCACCTGTGGCACCCCAGATTGCGCCCTTGGTGGAGGAGTTCCAGAAGGAGTTCTACAGCTACGCCGCCCCCGAGGAGCAGTACGATGAGGGTGCCAGCAACCAGCAGATCGCCAACTCCCTGAAGAAGAACCTCCGCGTCGTCTTCATTCGCGCTCCCGAAAACCAGGGCTTTGAGCGCGCTGCCCTCCAGTTGGCCAAGCAGTCCGCCCAGCAGGAGACCGCCATCTACGTTCTGACCAAGCAGTCCGATGTGTCCAACCTGGCCAAGCAACTGAACGCCCTCAAGAGCAGCTCCACCAACAAGCCAGAGGTGCACTTCGTCAAGTACCGCACTCCGGAGGATGCGGCCAATGCCCAGCTGGCCATCCAGAACCAGTACAACCAACTGCCCGGCGTGTCTCGCATCTCCAACGAGGGTCGTGCTCCCGTCCTCAACTTTGCCTCGTCCGCAGTCCAGCCTGCTGCCAttcctgccgctgctgctccagttgctgcagctgctcccaGCTCGGAGTACCTGCCCGCCACTGTGGTGGCTGGCCAGGATTACCTGCCGCCCACTCTGCGTCGATTCCGCGTCAAGTAA
- the LOC122621377 gene encoding uncharacterized protein LOC122621377: MRVLIALCLVAAVSARSGYNYQPAASAPAIASFAPSVAASQDAPVESYAPAPALETAPSAVATNYAAPQAELQKEFFTYTADEQDFLEPAGSEQVSGSLNKALRVIFIKGPENTGLENAAVALAKQAGQQETAIYVLNKQADIGDLSNKLNAIRNNNNNKPEVHFVKYRTNQDALNAQQAIQSQYDQLGGSSTIQNGGVAPVLNFASQPAVQQVAAPSAPGSSYLPASVLRLRQ, encoded by the exons ATGCGCGTCCTTATT GCTCTGTGCCTCGTGGCTGCCGTCAGTGCCAGGAGTGGCTACAACTACCAGCCTGCAGCCTCTGCTCCTGCCATCGCCTCCTTTGCTCCTTCGGTGGCCGCCAGCCAGGATGCCCCCGTCGAGTCGTATGCGCCTGCTCCCGCCCTCGAAACGGCTCCCTCCGCTGTGGCCACCAACTATGCGGCTCCCCAGGCCGAGCTCCAGAAGGAGTTCTTCACCTACACCGCCGATGAGCAGGACTTCCTGGAACCAGCTGGCTCCGAGCAGGTTTCCGGCTCCCTGAACAAGGCCCTGCGCGTGATCTTCATCAAGGGACCCGAGAACACTGGCCTGGAGAACGCTGCCGTGGCTCTGGCCAAGCAGGCTGGACAGCAGGAGACCGCCATCTATGTCCTGAACAAGCAGGCCGACATCGGTGATCTGAGCAACAAGCTCAACGCCatccgcaacaacaacaacaacaagcccgAGGTGCACTTCGTCAAGTACCGCACCAACCAGGATGCCCTCAACGCCCAGCAGGCCATCCAGTCGCAGTACGATCAGCTGGGAGGATCCTCCACCATCCAGAACGGAGGCGTGGCTCCCGTCCTGAACTTCGCATCTCAGCCAGCTGTCCAGCAGGTGGCCGCTCCCTCGGCTCCTGGCAGCTCCTACCTGCCCGCTTCGGTGCTTCGTCTCCGCCAATAG
- the LOC122621911 gene encoding uncharacterized protein LOC122621911, producing the protein MFFALRIGYIMLGIVFLTLLAGSSAELGYQYQQNSYGGAVNSYGNEAVLGDERYPRQPGNHYQENADFHKHFYAFEAPYDSAEEADLAETKLSSLAEKNLQVVFIKAPENKAVVGALNALAKQTSEDKTAIYVLNKQTDVNELASQLSALKAQHKHKPQVHFVKYRTEEEAAQAQQYIQAQYGGGSSIPQPAKASSLGYYPEQRPQYEQVAQSEEYPAGQAGYLPSPQQSAYQPQAGYLPPLPSYSSIAQGYNAAGSSAGASTIGQLDLPPVPEAQQDLSASFNDAGVDYRSARSRRFDFRANERHRRGSRMVFPSANPGKRLRL; encoded by the exons atgttttttgctCTTCGCATTGGTTATATCATGCTGGGAATAGTG TTTCTCACGTTGTTGGCGGGCAGCTCAGCGGAACTGGGCTACCAGTATCAGCAGAATAGTTATGGAGGAGCCGTGAATAGCTATGGAAACGAAGCCGTTTTGGGCGATGAACGATACCCCAGGCAGCCGGGTAATCACTACCAGGAGAACGCAGACTTTCACAAGCACTTTTACGCCTTCGAAGCTCCTTACGATTCTGCGGAGGAGGCGGATTTGGCGGAAACTAAGTTATCATCCCTTGCCGAGAAGAACCTCCAAGTGGTGTTTATCAAGGCTCCGGAAAACAAGGCGGTGGTGGGTGCCCTAAACGCCTTGGCCAAGCAAACCAGCGAGGATAAGACGGCCATCTACGTGCTCAACAAACAGACGGATGTCAATGAGCTGGCAAGCCAACTTAGTGCCCTCAAGGcccaacacaaacacaagccaCAGGTTCACTTTGTTAAGTACAGGACGGAGGAGGAAGCGGCTCAGGCCCAACAGTATATACAGGCCCAATACGGCGGCGGATCTTCGATTCCCCAGCCGGCAAAGGCATCCTCCTTGGGATATTATCCCGAGCAGCGTCCACAGTATGAGCAGGTGGCGCAATCTGAGGAGTATCCAGCTGGCCAAGCGGGTTATCTGCCGTCCCCTCAACAGTCCGCCTATCAGCCACAGGCCGGATATCTGCCACCCTTGCCCAGTTACTCCTCCATTGCCCAGGGCTACAATGCTGCTGGATCCTCAGCCGGAGCCTCCACCATTGGACAGCTCGATCTGCCCCCTGTGCCCGAGGCTCAGCAGGATCTATCGGCCAGCTTTAACGATGCCGGCGTGGACTACCGCTCTGCAAGATCGAGGCGTTTCGATTTTAGGGCCAATGAGCGGCATAGGCGTGGCAGTAGGATGGTCTTTCCATCGGCCAACCCTGGAAAACGCCTGCGGCTCTGA
- the LOC122619291 gene encoding keratin, type II cytoskeletal 1 codes for MRGFIILAVLAVAHADVGGYNYGAGIGSGSIAGGSLSGGSISGGSLSGGSISGGSISGGSISGGSLSGGSYSTNYAPVNTEFNKEFYTYSAPEADFEDNKSVSDLATSLKKNLRVVFIRAPENKGLENAAVALAKQAAEQQTAIYVLTKQGDLSSLANQLQNLNQVTASKPEVHFVKYRTQEDAINAQRTIQQEYERLGGSSTSHNGGVAPVLDFATKVQQQQQQQQLQQVQLIDERRASSGSVSAELEVPSAGYIPPPAAAPSATYLPVNKVK; via the exons ATGCGTGGATTTATT ATTTTGGCTGTCTTGGCTGTGGCTCACGCTGATGTGGGTGGCTACAACTATGGAGCTGGCATTGGATCAGGATCCATCGCTGGCGGCTCTTTGTCTGGAGGTTCCATCTCTGGAGGCTCTCTATCTGGAGGTTCCATCTCTGGAGGCTCGATCTCGGGTGGCTCCATTTCAGGTGGTTCCCTGTCTGGGGGATCTTATTCCACCAACTACGCTCCCGTAAACACCGAGTTCAACAAGGAGTTCTACACCTACTCCGCACCCGAGGCCGATTTCGAGGACAACAAGAGTgtcagtgatctggccacttcGCTGAAGAAGAACCTCCGTGTGGTTTTCATCCGAGCCCCCGAGAACAAGGGCCTGGAGAACGCCGCCGTGGCCCTGGCCAAGCAGGCTGCCGAGCAGCAGACCGCCATCTATGTGCTGACCAAGCAGGGTGATCTGTCCAGCCTGGCCAACCAGCTGCAGAACCTGAACCAGGTGACCGCCAGCAAGCCGGAGGTGCATTTCGTCAAGTATCGCACCCAGGAGGATGCCATCAATGCCCAGCGCACCATTCAGCAGGAGTACGAGCGGCTGGGTGGTTCCTCCACCTCCCACaacgggggcgtggcacccgTCCTGGACTTTGCCAccaaagtgcagcagcagcaacagcagcagcagctgcagcaggtgcAGCTGATTGATGAGCGTCGGGCTTCCAGCGGAAGTGTAAGCGCCGAACTGGAGGTTCCTTCGGCAGGATATATTCCACCACCAGCCGCAGCGCCCAGTGCCACGTACCTGCCTGTGAACAAGGTCAAGTAG
- the LOC122621722 gene encoding uncharacterized protein LOC122621722 encodes MARNPLPVPSIAAMLSLLLLWTFLGICHGLGEVYLPAENEVSAAGKLATEYFTYEAPAEEDQVAPWQSARELAKVLSPPQQVVFIRTPETNVFSLTAKQLAVNNPLDIFVLHRQADADALAKQQTAIQQQVSERPSVHFVKYRTPADVTKALSALRSDYDRLPGNSISHAIEKADVLQLKPQTTEAPVIFKIRPKDSDYYETHEPASEVETAKLQALFREYLPPGKRR; translated from the exons ATGGCTAGAAACCCATTGCCGGTGCCGAGTATCGCAGCCATGCTCTCCTTGCTG TTACTATGGACCTTCCTTGGAATCTGCCATGGCTTGGGAGAAGTCTATCTGCCGGCGGAAAACGAAGTGTCAGCTGCTGGAAAACTGGCCACGGAGTACTTTACGTACGAGGCTCCAGCGGAGGAGGACCAGGTGGCGCCATGGCAATCGGCCAGGGAATTGGCCAAGGTGCTCTCCCCTCCGCAACAGGTGGTGTTCATTCGAACGCCGGAGACGAATGTCTTTTCACTGACTGCCAAGCAACTGGCGGTGAACAATCCACTGGACATCTTTGTGCTCCACCGCCAGGCGGATGCAGATGCTCTGGCCAAGCAGCAGACTGCGATACAACAGCAGGTATCTGAAAGGCCATCAGTACATTTCGTAAAGTACAGAACTCCGGCGGATGTTACCAAAGCTCTAAGCGCCTTGAGAAGCGATTATGATCGGTTGCCAGGAAATAGTATTAGCCATGCTATAGAAAAAGCCGATGTTCTGCAGCTCAAACCACAAACAACTGAGGCACCAGTGATTTTCAAGATCAGGCCAAAAGATAGCGATTACTACGAGACCCACGAGCCGGCAAGCGAAGTGGAAACGGCCAAGTTGCAGGCGCTATTTCGGGAATATCTGCCACCGGGAAAACGACGTTAG